The Sulfolobus islandicus Y.N.15.51 sequence GGTTTAAGATTTGTGCTTGTATTGATACATCTAAGTTGGACGTCGGTTCATCTAATACTATAAATTCTGGATTGCTAATTAACGCCCTAGCTATTAGTACTCTTTGTCTTTGTCCTCCAGATAACTCATATGGATATCTCTCCGTAATTGATGGATCTAATCCTACTTGCTCTAGGCTATTGCGGATTTTATCTATTACATGATCCGGATTAGCCAGTAAGGGTTCCCCAACTATATCCTTTATTCTCAATTTTGGGTTCATGCTAGAGTAAGGATCTTGGGGTACCAATTGCATTAGCTTCCTTATTTCCCTCATTTCCTTTTCCTTTAAGTTGGTTATGTCATTTCCCTTAAAGTAAATCTTTCCCTCATCAACTTTAACTAATTTAAGTATGGCTAATCCTAGTGTGGTTTTCCCACTTCCGGACTCACCTAATACTGCTAGAGTCTCTCCTTTAGTAATACTCAATGTTACGTTATCTATGGCAATCTTCTTCCCTTCTCTTACCTTGTAACTGACTCTTAGGTTTTCTATTTCAACTATAGAGGTGGCATGCGACACTGTGAGACTCACCTATGCTTTTCAATTTAGGTAATTGAGATTTACAAACTGACATTGCCAAATTACACCTCGGGTTAAATGGACAACCTTGAGGTAGTTCAAATATATTTGGAGGAAATCCTGGTATTGAAGATATTTTACCCTTCCCTTTGAAGTAATTGGGTATTGATGCGACTAGTCCCTTAGTATATGGATTAAGGGGGTTCTTAAGTATTTCCTCGGAACTAGCTTCCTCCATGACAATTCCTCCATACATAACAATTACCTTATCACTGATTTGGCTCACTAATGTAATGTCATGACTTATGAAGATAATCGACGATTTATATTCTTCCTTTAGTTCTAATAACATTTTCAATACTTGTGCTTGAGTTATTACATCTAAGGCTGTTGTAGGTTCATCAGCTATGAGTAGTTTAGGTTTTAATAGATAAGCCATCGCTATCATTATTCTCTGTCTTTCCCCTCCAGAAAGTTGATGCGGATATTTATCTAGAATCTCATCAGGGTTTCTGAAACCAACTTTCTTTAGGGATTCTATTAGTTGCTTCTCATCTCTAACTATCTCACTTTTATTTACTTTACCGATAAACCAGTGGCTTAAGGTATTAACACTATTTTCATTGGGTCTGTTCTTTATTATTTCTACCAATTGCTCCTTAACTTTTATTGTAGGATTTAAGCTTGTCATGGGGTCTTGAAATATCATAAAGATCCCCCTTTTGCCTCTGAACCTATAGAAATCACTTTTGTTTATCTTAGCTAGATCCGTCTCTTCGAAAATGATTTTACCCTTTTCAACCTTTGCATTATTAGGCAGTAAACCTATTATGGAGTGACCTAAGGTTGATTTTCCAGAACCGCTTTCACCAACGATACCTACGACCTGATTGTAATTGACCTCTAAACTCACTCCTCTCACTGCATACGCAGATTTATTCCCCTTGTAGTAAGTTATCCACAAATTCTCCAATGATAGTAATTTATTAGACATTTGTCCTTTCACCTAATCTTGGATCTAATATATCTCTTAACCCATCTCCTGCTAATGAGTAGCCTAAGGCCATTAGCGTTATGATTATTGCGGGAAATATTGATGACCACCAGTTTTGTGGAAGTGCCGAGAGGCCATCATAGACCATTCTCCCCAGTTCCGGAGTGGGCGGTGGAGCTCCTAATCCGAAGAACGCTAAAATGGAGTAATTTAATATTATTGTGCCCATATCCAACGTAGTATAGACTAATAATAGGGAGACTAGGTGTGGGATTATATGCTTTTTTATTATCTGAAAATTATTTAGCCCAGCTACCTTAGCTAAGGTTATATATTGCATGTTCTTTACTTGCAAGATTTGTGCTCTTACTAACCTAGCGTAAATCGGCCAATTTACAATAGCCAAGGCCAACGCACTTAAGTAAAGTCTTAGTGATAGATGGGTACTCCCTAAGATCTCACTTATGGCCAAGGCTAATAATATTCCTGGAAATGCTAAGAATATATCTGTAATTCTCATTAGAGCCTCATCCAATAGTCCACCGAAGTATCCGCTTAAAATCCCTATGATTGTACCTATGAGCATCGAGATACCTACGATTAGGAAAGGTATTGAGAAGTCTATACGTAAAGCCGTCAAAGATCTAGTAAAAACATCTCTACCTTCTTGGTCCGTACCGAAGACGTGATTGGAAGAGGGAGGTAAGTTAGCTTGGCTGAAATTGAGTTGATTTGGATTATAGGGTGTTAATATGTGTAAATCAGCTGTAGAAATTATTGTTAAGACTAAGAAGGAGAGAATAATAATCAGTCCTACGGTTAGGTTCATATTTTTGGTTATATCCTTTAGGTTCATAGTGCTTCCCTTATCCTAGGATCTAATAATGCATAGGAAATGTCTGCGACGAGATTCGATATTACAACTACAATTGTTATCACAACTGTAGCTGCTATTAACGTTGGTGTATCTAAGTTTAGTAAGCTTTCAGCTACTAAATAACCAATTCCGTAGTAGTTGAAAATGGTCTCCACTACTAAGCTTCCCTGCATTAGACCAGCAAAAATTACACTTATAAGCGTTATAGAGGATAGTAGCGCATTCCTTAACGCATGCCTCGTTATTACTATTCTCTCTTTTAGACCTTTAGCTCTAGCAGTCTTTATATAGTCAGTATTTAAGACTTCAAGCATTGAGTTTCTAGTGAGCCTAACTATTCCTCCAAAGCCGAATAGTGTGAGGGCTAAAGCTGGTAATATGGAATGATCTAAAGCAGATACGAAAGCCGGAATATCACCCACAAGTAATGAATTCAAAATTGGCATGTTATCTATGAACCAGAAATAATATTTATGCCCTCCTATTTGAATGTAAAACTTGCTCTCATGTAAGGCTAGGATTGGATTCATATAATATGAAGAAGGGAATACGTGAAAGTAATAGGAAAGGATTAGGAGTAATAATAATGCTACTATAAATGGGGGTGCACTTCTTGTTATAGTATATACTACTCTTATTGAGTTATCTAATAGACCATTGGGTTTCAAAGCGGATAAGATTCCTAGTGATATTTCGAGAATTATCTTTAGGATTAAGGCGATAATTGCTAATTCTATTGTAACTGGTAAGTATTCCTCTATCAATGATATAACTGGGGTTTGATATAATGGTGATATTCCCCATTTTCCAGTAAAGAAATTGCCTAAATAATAGTAAAGCTGGATATACCAAGGTTGATTTAAATGATAAAGCTCGGTTACGATTTGGATTTGTTCTGGTGAGGCTTCTGGGCCCGCCCAAACTGATGCTGGATTAGGAGCTGCGATATTGGCTAAATAAAAAACTATAATAAGTTCAGCCATTATTACTAAGAAAGCCTCAATAGCTCTCTTAATCAAGAATTTATAAGAAATCATATTGAAATTTACACCCCACTATCTTTTCAGTATAAGTCAGCATAGAATAACCCATCTAATCCGGGGCTATACCAGAATCCATGAATACTTGACGATGCTACCGTATAGGCTAAAAAGTCATCTAACCATACATACTGTGCTTGTGCTAAGGTTAGTAAAGTTATTTCATTATATATATGCTGTAATTGCTGGGGGTTATTGGTTCTTACAGCCTCTACGATTAACTGATTAATCGTACTATTATCTACGAAAGCTGGATTTCCGTGGTGTAATCTAGCTTGAGACAGTAAGTATATTGCTGGGTCTATGGGGCTGAGCACTGGAGGGAAGTTACCGGCTAATTGGAAGGCAGGATATGCTGATGAATTGGGTGGATTTATATACGATTCTACTATTGTTACCGCGGATTCAGGATTTAGCTGAACTGTTATTCCTATTTGAGCTAGCTGTTGTTGAACCAGTAATGCCTCATCTTGTAGAGCTGTACTACCAGTTTGATATGTTAAGGTAATTGTTGGGAAAGGTTTTCCATTTGGATTTACTGTAGTTCCATTAGGTAGTGTTAATTTGAATCCTGCTTCTTCTAGTAGTTGTATTGAAAGGGAGGGATTATACGTATAACCTATTATTGATGAGTTATAGTATGGTAATGATGGATCTAAAGGTCCAACATAGTTTATTGCAAAACCCTTATAGACTTGTTGTTGAATTTGTACAGGGTTTATTGCATGTGATATGGCCAATCTTACTGCTGTTATGTTAAATGGGTATTGATATGCATCTATTGCCAAGAAGTCTATTTGTGCTGAAGGCCCCCAAATATAAATTGTCACATTACCACTGGTATAGGTTGTTGGGAACGTCTTTCCATTAACCAGATTCTGAAGTTGTTGCACACCAGAGCTACCTATTAGCTCCTGTAAGTTTATCACGTCAATCTGCGAAATTTGTGCCTTCTCTTGCTGTAAGTCTAATATTCTTACTGCCTCGTTAGTTTGATAATCTATAATTATCGTCTTAATCTTAGGTGTCTCCAACATCGGATTTAGATCTTTTGTAGGGACTTTACTTGCCCAATAGTTAGGACTAGCATTTAGCACTACGTAAGACCCTCCTATTGGAGTTTCCAGAATATAGGGTCCAGAGCCTAAAGCATGAGTGGAAAGATAAGTATTAGAAGTATCAATTTGAACTCCGCCATTCTCATCAACAAAAACTGGATTTACTATAGCCCCAGTACTTGTGGAAAGCGCAGCTAGAAATGCTGAATATGGGTAATCTAAATTAAACTCTACGGTATATGGATCGATAACTACTACTGCCTGATGAGGATATGACATTACCTTCTGAATTGTGGTATTGCTTACATTAAAATGGGATAAAATATATGCCAAATCATATGCAGCTTGTTCCATCGCAATAGTTTTATTTGACGAAAAATTATATCCAGCATACTCTAATGCTTGTAGTATGCCATTAGGTAGCATTATTGTACCGTATTTCCCGTTGGGTAATTTTCCTACAAAACCAAGACCATTATTAACAGCTAAAGCTTGACTAGTATAAATTGATATACCTAAATTAATAAGCATCGTCCTGTATATTGAAAACCATACATCTGTAGCGTTAAGAGGATTACCATTACTGAAAGTAATAAAGGGCCATAGATGGAAGATATAAGTAGTACCATTGTTCTCTACAGTCCAATTTTCTGCCAAAACTCCAATAAAGGAAGATGTATTAGTCCCATTATAAAATACTAAAGTTTGATAAACATTCTGAATAATTTCTCCACCTGCTATATCATAGCTACTTGCCGGATCTACACTTACTGGTGTTGCAGCTTCTTCCACGGTAATACTAGAAGGTATTGAAACGCTATTAGGAGGAGATGTTGAGGAAGATGTTGATGGTAGGGTAGTTGTAGAGATAATACTAGAAGAAGTTGTAGTAGTGCTTATATTATTACTAGATGGGTGATTACCTAATAATACTCCAACAGCTATTCCAATTACAACAATTACAACAACAATTATTGCTATAAAGGTTCTACTTAAGCCCTTAAATGCCTTACGAGACTTCATAAGAGATTTATCTCCAAAAGTAATAAAAAAGCCTTATTTAGTTCATCTTAAAAAACTTTTTAATTTTAAAGGATCTTAGTTAAATTATTTAAAATACTATTGTAGGAAACTTTCTATGTTCTTTCGTTAGTGTTTATCATGAATTTATATAGAGAAAGGTAAAACTCCTATAATAAACATAAGAAAGCCCGATTAGAGATAAAAACTCTTTAATTACTTTTAAATGGGACTACCAATAGCTAAACAAACTTCTTAACGCAATATTCAATGAAGTTAAATGGATAGAATTGCCTAGTAGATTGATACTATAGGATTAAATTTAAAATATTTTACCGTTATGTTATCTCGTTAGAGAAAACAGTAGTACTAAATTTTAGGTATATAAAGATATCTATTTCTAATATCACTACTCCTATATTGATGAATGTCATCGCAATATTTAGTCCGATGATAGTGGTTTACCATACCTTTATGAGACGAATTCAAACTTATTCGTTATTTGCTCCAAACAAAGAATGAAAATCCGTTCTCCTCTCCATACCAATCTAATTTGAATTTATGTTCCAAATCCTTCTTTATTTTGCCTCTAAATACTAAAGTATCGATAACTACAAACTTTCCTTTCTCTTTTAACACTCTATAAACCTCATCACTTATCTTAACTCTACCGTCTTTACCAATATTTGATAGAAACATTACACTATATACAGAGTCGAAATAAGTATCTTGATATGATAAAGTGAATTGATCTTTAAACTCTCCTAACATTATCCTAGCTTTATCAATCTCAATATTCCTAATTAAATCATCTCTAGAGACCTTTTTCCAATCATCGACTGCGTGAAATTCCGCATCACTCATCAATCTTGATAAGATCACTGTAATTAGGCCATTTCCACAAGCTAAATCTAAAATCTTTTTTCCATCTCTTATTAATGGATACAGTCTCCTAGCAAGGTAAATCATCTCGTCAATGGATATCCCCATTCTCATTAGTGGCTTATATCTAGTGTCAACATTTTCTATTGTAATTCCAATTCTCATGAATTCTGGATGGGTATTGTTAAACATGCTCATTGGATAACTTCTCTCTACGTATAAAATAAAGATGACTACTAATGATTTAGGAAAAATTTTTAGACGTATGTTAGTATTATTATTAATGAATAGAAGAAATTTAATTACAGCAATAATAGGAATTATTGTAATAATAACTGGAGTTATTGCATATGTTACTCATTTTGTAGTGTCTGCTCAACATATTCCTGCGGGGAAATTCATTAAGATAAGTAATGTTGACTTAGCCCCAAAGGGTAAGGTGATAATAGTGGAGCAGTCTTGGTATGGCTGTCCAGTAGGTGCTGCGGCATCTTGGGCAATATATGATTTTTTGCAACATTATGGCAATTTAAGCTATAAACTATGGTACTCTGACCCATACCGTACCCCAGCTAATATTCCAGGGTTATTATTCACTAATTTTACGAGTAATTCTATAGTAGATTTTTATATAGCATACGTTTATAATGAGTATTTAAATGCCTCATACAATGGAACGCCTATACCTCAAAACGAGTTAGTTCCGGTTGGTGAACAGATAATTAAAGAGGAATATACGCAAATGGGTGCCCTCTCAAGTAGTCCATTACATTATCCAATACGAAACGCAAGTACCAATACAGCAGTATGGAGAGCCTTCAGCGTTTTATGGCAAACTATCGCACTTAAATTTTGCAATACTAATCTCTGGTCCGAATGGTACTTACATTGTGACTACACCGATAGTTAATCCTATAGTTCTTGAAGGGTATACGCCAAGTTACGTTCTCAATAATTTAGACCAGTTTCCACAAATAGTTCAAGCATCTTAAATGATACAAAATACCATATTAGAAGCTGCGGGACCATTGGCTGGAGAGTGCCCAACAATTTTTTAAAAAATAACTTTTTTATATTTAAATAGAAAAATTATTTTTAGTTGCTCACTAGCTTTTCCCCTTAAATTTCCTTTCTAAGTTCAATTATACTATTTAATATTCTTCTGGTCTCTGTTTGCCCTTCGATTGACATTTTATCTATGTTTTCAACTACGTAATCTATTAATTCTTCCACTCTATCACAAGCTTCACAGTCTATACATCTTTTACATTCCTCTGAAAGAGATAAAATTTGAGAATATATTTTCTTCAAGTCAACAACATTCATCAAATATATAATATTCTCTCGGTAGTAAATAAACTTTTAATTTCTCCTAAGGAGTTTGTTGTTTGATGGATTATGCATTACTGAGCTTAATGCTACTTTTTACCTTACTACTTGCATTCATCTTAACTAGGTTAAAGGTCTCACCAGTTATTGCCTACCTCTTAGGTGGGTTAATTGCTTTCAATTATTTTCATTTTGATTTTAACTCCTCATATTTTGAAATACTGAACTTCCTAGCCTTAAACTTGTTGGCATTTGAGATTGGTACGTCCTTCGATATTTCAAGAGCTAAGGAGTTATTTAGAAGGGCTATAGGAATTGCATTAACCGAGTTAATACTCATCTTGTTAATCTCTTATTTCATTGGCCTTTATTTACTCCATCTAGATCCCTTTGATTCACTATTTCTCGTAATGGCCTCCATAGATACTAGTACTTCCATTCTATACAAGATAGCTGGGAATAAACTTGCCAAGAATGATAGGGATTTGTTAATAGCAGTTGCCTCAGTAGAGGATGTTGAAGTTTTCTTCTTATATTCTGTTGCGATAGCCATTAACGGTTACTTTAACTTTTTTAGAACATTTTTCGTAGTCCTAGAAGTTTTTATAGCTTCCCTAATAATTTACGCGTTTGCAAAGTATTTTCTAACCGGATTATCAATATTTAGGCTCACTAGTTTGGAAGATGAGAGCATTTTGATATTATTGCCAATAGTTCTAGTATTTGTATTTGAGTACATTTCTCAAGTTACTCAAGTTCCAACTACCTTAACCATGATCCTTGCTGGTATAGCTTTTTCATCAATAAGTGGTAGTGATAAGATAATAAAATATACTGCACCCATAAGGGAGTTTGCTTTGATCTTCTTTTTCTTGTCAGTAGGGAGTTATCTGAAAATTACCACGGCCATAACTACGTTTATTCTAATATCCTTCATAATTCTTGTAATAAAGTATTTTTCATTCAGTACGGCATCTTGGGTTACTGGGACTACTTTCGTTAAGGCGTTTACTAATGGCTTGTACATGTTGCCATTAAGCGAATTTGGAATAATAGTATCGTTAGAGGCAATGCAACAAGGTGTGAATATTGCCATAGTCTACTACATCTCGGTAGTAGTAGTATTAGTGTCCTCAATCATTGCATCAATTTTAGCTGTAAGAGTAAACGTTCTTCAAAGAATTATTGGAATAGTTTATTCCCAATCATACTTTTTGAGACAGCTTGACTCCACGATGGTATGGCTTAACAAGACGCTTAACGCAAATCTCTCACCAATATTGAGATCAGTGGTGTTTAGGGGATTTGTGAAGATGTTTCTATATTTAATTCTACCTTATGTACTATTTCCTATTATAAACAGTCTAGTAACGAGTATAATAGATCCCATAAATAATTTAATTCTACAATATGTGCTTTACGCAGGAGAAATATCCATTGCCCTTTTCCTCCTATATTTATTTCTGTCACAAGGATCACGATTATATTCTACAATCAATAATCAAATTTTAGTTAAGATAACCAAGGTAAGGAGTAGACTATTTAGGGAGTTCTGGTTTGGACTAACTTCATTCTCTTCAACCTTCTATAGTGTAATACTTACTGTCGTCTATATTACTTTCGAAATAATTCCTCTACTATACAACTTCCCCATAAGACTTATATTCATCCCTCTCCTAGTAAGCTTATACTTTATATATAGATATAGGGTTCCTCCCATAACCTTTACGCGTATAAGTAATAAAAATGGAGAGGAATTAGTAAAGCTTACTGTAAAAGTTATCAAAAGAATGAGAAAAAAGAGGAGGCCCAAGGGAATATCAAGAATAATACATAGTTAATCTGACATAGGAGATTTTCACGACATTATTACAATTATAATAGATTAATGATTAATTACTATCAAGTAATCTCACACTATAACTTTCTTATTATTTAGTCATTCTCCCTGAAATGTTAAATTGTTTTAAACCGCCATTGAGTTTATGGAGTGAGCTTGATAGATGTTTTAGGAATATTACTGTTATAATTGGAAGGGATACGTAAGCTATAAACACTGCTTGCCATAGCGACGTTGTTAAGAATACCAGATTGCTTACTTCTATAGACTCAGCTAGCAAGACTGGTATTGAAACGCAACAGGATGCTCCAGCTATAATACCTATTAGTGGAATGAAGGCAAGATACCCCAATTTTTTATTTAAGGAGATAAGTGTAACTAAACTAGATGTTACTAAAATAGCTATATAGAGACCCATTGATATACTATATAGAGAAAGGTCAATAACTATGTTAGGCGGTATGAAGGCGGTTATGGTTGGGTTAAAAATCAATGATAAACCTAAGTTGGTTAAACTAGGTGAACTGCCAAAGGGAGTACTAAATAGGGAGACAAAGGCTGTTTGGGGATAGGATAGTGCGGGTTTGTAAATATAAGTTAGCAACTCGACTATAGCTATACTGTAAACTATGTAATGAGTTATTAGATAAGAGAAGAAAAGACCCCATTTTGTACGTTTCCTTTTATATAATCTCATAACTTGAAGTTCTCCTCTTAATATTGTATTAAAGAGCAAATATGTTAAAAATATCCAGAAAGTAACTATTGGGATTAGTTCATTAAATGGGAACATATAAGTTAATACTAGGCTTATGACTATTGGGATTATTGAAAGAAAATATAACTTCATAAATAAAAATAAGTGAGAAGGGATTAAAATTATTTTATCAAACTCAACAATTGACTTATGGATGGCATTGAAGTAGAGGCAGTTGCTACATAGCTGATATAGTATACCTTACCTCCATTAAGGACATAAAGAGATTCTGAAAGTCCGTGAGAGTAATATGATATTATATTGCTCCCATATTGTTCAATATTTCCTAGAGAGTTAGCGTAAAAGAAGTTCTGTGCTAGAGAAGAGG is a genomic window containing:
- a CDS encoding ABC transporter ATP-binding protein; this translates as MSHATSIVEIENLRVSYKVREGKKIAIDNVTLSITKGETLAVLGESGSGKTTLGLAILKLVKVDEGKIYFKGNDITNLKEKEMREIRKLMQLVPQDPYSSMNPKLRIKDIVGEPLLANPDHVIDKIRNSLEQVGLDPSITERYPYELSGGQRQRVLIARALISNPEFIVLDEPTSNLDVSIQAQILNLLLDLQIQKNLTYLFITHNISVAKYMADRIAILYHGKLVEIGKSKNVIMKPLHPYTTKLIEAVPLNGYKANIREFEISEIDDSKNQSKGCSYFSRCPFAKDICKVKEPQLITIDNDHMVACHLYT
- a CDS encoding ABC transporter ATP-binding protein; translation: MSNKLLSLENLWITYYKGNKSAYAVRGVSLEVNYNQVVGIVGESGSGKSTLGHSIIGLLPNNAKVEKGKIIFEETDLAKINKSDFYRFRGKRGIFMIFQDPMTSLNPTIKVKEQLVEIIKNRPNENSVNTLSHWFIGKVNKSEIVRDEKQLIESLKKVGFRNPDEILDKYPHQLSGGERQRIMIAMAYLLKPKLLIADEPTTALDVITQAQVLKMLLELKEEYKSSIIFISHDITLVSQISDKVIVMYGGIVMEEASSEEILKNPLNPYTKGLVASIPNYFKGKGKISSIPGFPPNIFELPQGCPFNPRCNLAMSVCKSQLPKLKSIGESHSVACHLYS
- a CDS encoding ABC transporter permease, which gives rise to MNLKDITKNMNLTVGLIIILSFLVLTIISTADLHILTPYNPNQLNFSQANLPPSSNHVFGTDQEGRDVFTRSLTALRIDFSIPFLIVGISMLIGTIIGILSGYFGGLLDEALMRITDIFLAFPGILLALAISEILGSTHLSLRLYLSALALAIVNWPIYARLVRAQILQVKNMQYITLAKVAGLNNFQIIKKHIIPHLVSLLLVYTTLDMGTIILNYSILAFFGLGAPPPTPELGRMVYDGLSALPQNWWSSIFPAIIITLMALGYSLAGDGLRDILDPRLGERTNV
- a CDS encoding ABC transporter permease; protein product: MISYKFLIKRAIEAFLVIMAELIIVFYLANIAAPNPASVWAGPEASPEQIQIVTELYHLNQPWYIQLYYYLGNFFTGKWGISPLYQTPVISLIEEYLPVTIELAIIALILKIILEISLGILSALKPNGLLDNSIRVVYTITRSAPPFIVALLLLLILSYYFHVFPSSYYMNPILALHESKFYIQIGGHKYYFWFIDNMPILNSLLVGDIPAFVSALDHSILPALALTLFGFGGIVRLTRNSMLEVLNTDYIKTARAKGLKERIVITRHALRNALLSSITLISVIFAGLMQGSLVVETIFNYYGIGYLVAESLLNLDTPTLIAATVVITIVVVISNLVADISYALLDPRIREAL
- a CDS encoding ABC transporter substrate-binding protein; its protein translation is MKSRKAFKGLSRTFIAIIVVVIVVIGIAVGVLLGNHPSSNNISTTTTSSSIISTTTLPSTSSSTSPPNSVSIPSSITVEEAATPVSVDPASSYDIAGGEIIQNVYQTLVFYNGTNTSSFIGVLAENWTVENNGTTYIFHLWPFITFSNGNPLNATDVWFSIYRTMLINLGISIYTSQALAVNNGLGFVGKLPNGKYGTIMLPNGILQALEYAGYNFSSNKTIAMEQAAYDLAYILSHFNVSNTTIQKVMSYPHQAVVVIDPYTVEFNLDYPYSAFLAALSTSTGAIVNPVFVDENGGVQIDTSNTYLSTHALGSGPYILETPIGGSYVVLNASPNYWASKVPTKDLNPMLETPKIKTIIIDYQTNEAVRILDLQQEKAQISQIDVINLQELIGSSGVQQLQNLVNGKTFPTTYTSGNVTIYIWGPSAQIDFLAIDAYQYPFNITAVRLAISHAINPVQIQQQVYKGFAINYVGPLDPSLPYYNSSIIGYTYNPSLSIQLLEEAGFKLTLPNGTTVNPNGKPFPTITLTYQTGSTALQDEALLVQQQLAQIGITVQLNPESAVTIVESYINPPNSSAYPAFQLAGNFPPVLSPIDPAIYLLSQARLHHGNPAFVDNSTINQLIVEAVRTNNPQQLQHIYNEITLLTLAQAQYVWLDDFLAYTVASSSIHGFWYSPGLDGLFYADLY
- a CDS encoding class I SAM-dependent methyltransferase; the protein is MSMFNNTHPEFMRIGITIENVDTRYKPLMRMGISIDEMIYLARRLYPLIRDGKKILDLACGNGLITVILSRLMSDAEFHAVDDWKKVSRDDLIRNIEIDKARIMLGEFKDQFTLSYQDTYFDSVYSVMFLSNIGKDGRVKISDEVYRVLKEKGKFVVIDTLVFRGKIKKDLEHKFKLDWYGEENGFSFFVWSK
- a CDS encoding DUF929 family protein; the encoded protein is MPSQVVHYIIQYETQVPIQQYGEPSAFYGKLSHLNFAILISGPNGTYIVTTPIVNPIVLEGYTPSYVLNNLDQFPQIVQAS
- a CDS encoding cation:proton antiporter — protein: MDYALLSLMLLFTLLLAFILTRLKVSPVIAYLLGGLIAFNYFHFDFNSSYFEILNFLALNLLAFEIGTSFDISRAKELFRRAIGIALTELILILLISYFIGLYLLHLDPFDSLFLVMASIDTSTSILYKIAGNKLAKNDRDLLIAVASVEDVEVFFLYSVAIAINGYFNFFRTFFVVLEVFIASLIIYAFAKYFLTGLSIFRLTSLEDESILILLPIVLVFVFEYISQVTQVPTTLTMILAGIAFSSISGSDKIIKYTAPIREFALIFFFLSVGSYLKITTAITTFILISFIILVIKYFSFSTASWVTGTTFVKAFTNGLYMLPLSEFGIIVSLEAMQQGVNIAIVYYISVVVVLVSSIIASILAVRVNVLQRIIGIVYSQSYFLRQLDSTMVWLNKTLNANLSPILRSVVFRGFVKMFLYLILPYVLFPIINSLVTSIIDPINNLILQYVLYAGEISIALFLLYLFLSQGSRLYSTINNQILVKITKVRSRLFREFWFGLTSFSSTFYSVILTVVYITFEIIPLLYNFPIRLIFIPLLVSLYFIYRYRVPPITFTRISNKNGEELVKLTVKVIKRMRKKRRPKGISRIIHS